The Tatumella ptyseos genome segment CTTCGTGAACAGCATGATGCGGAGCGTCTGTTGGCCGAGTTTTGCAAACGCCAAGGCCAGCAATACGAAGCGGATGCGCTAGAAGATTTACACCGTGAATACGAAGCGCGGATTGAGCAACTGAGCTCTGGCGTTGATGAAGCCAGTGAACAGAGGTTGTTACATCGCCAATCATTAGATCAAATTCGCGAAAAGATCAGTACCTTAACTAACCGTGCACCGCATTGGTTAGCCGCACAAGAGATCCTGACACAGTTGAGTGAGCAGACTGGCCAAGTCTTTACGCAAAGTAGTCAGGTAACAGAATACATGCAGTATCTGTTGGAACGTGAACGGGAAACCACCGTTGAACGTGATGAGGTTGCCAGCCGTCGCCGTCAAGTCGAGCAGCAAATTGAACGTCTCAGCCAACCGGGTGGTGCGGAAGATAGCCGCTTAAATCACTTAGCCGAAAAGTTTGGGGGGGTGCTGCTCTCTGAAATCTATGATGATGTTACCCTCGAGGATGCGCCTTATTTCTCAGCGCTATATGGACCTTCTCGACATGCGATTGTCGTACCTGAGTTAGCGCCTATCCAAGCATTACTGGCGGATCTGGACGATTGTCCTGAAGATCTTTACCTGATTGAAGGGGACCCGCAATCTTTTGATGATAGTGTGTTCAGTGTCGAAGAATTGAACCAAGCGGTAGTAGTAAAAATTGCTGATCGCCAGTGGCGTTATTCACGTTTCCCGAAAGTTCCTCTGTTTGGTCGGGCAGCCCGCGAAAATCAACTGGAACTCCTTTCGCAAGAGCGTGATGTTCTAAGTGAAAAGTATGCCACGCTCTCTTTTGATGTTCAGAAATCACAGCGTCTGCACCAATCCTTTAGCCGTTTCATTGGTAGCCATTTGGCGATAGCCTTTGAACAAGATCCTGAAGCGCAGATCCGCCAACTCACCTCACGACGTACCGATATTGAACGGGCGATGGCGCAACATGAAGCGAATACTCAACAGCAGCGTCAGCAATTCGAGACAGCTCGTGAAGGGGTAGCATTACTTAACCGTCTTCTACCTCGCGTTAATTTGCTTCTCGATGAAACATTGGCAGATCGTTGCGAAGAGCTACGTGAACAGGTTGATGAGTCGCAAGAAGCGGCGCGATTCTTACATCAGTTTGGGCAAAAACTTGCCAAGCTTGAGTCAATAATTAGTGTGTTGCAAAGTGATCCAGAACAACATCAGCAGTTGCAAGACGATTACCGCACTGCGCAACAGCAGCAGCGAGATTACCGTCAGCAAGCTTTTGCGTTAACTGAAGTCGTCCAGCGTCGTGCCCACTTCAATTACTCTGAAGCCGAGGGGATGGTCGACGGTAACAGTGATTTGACCCAAAAGTTACGCCAACAATTAGCGCACGCTGAGGACGAGCGCGCCGAGTTGCGCGACCGTCTACGTCAACATCAGCAGCAGTTGACACAGAGTAGCCAGTTATTAGCTTCGCTGAAAAGTTCTTATGATGCGAAGCGCGATATGCTGTCGGAATTACAACAAGAGATGCAAGCCTTGGGGGCCAAAGCCGATCCTCATGCCGAGCTTCAGGCTAAAGAGTTACGTGATTCACTTTATCATCAGTTAAGTCATAATCGCGCCCGCCGTCATCAATTGGAAAAACAATTGACCTTCTGTGAAGCAGAGATGGAGTCGTTACAAAAACGATTACGGAAAGTTGAACGGGATTACAGCCAAGGCCGTAACCAAGTAGTCACTGCAAAAGCGGGGTGGTGTACCGTTTTACGTTTAGTAAAAGAGAATGGCTTAGAAAGACGTTTACACCGTCGTGAGTTGGCATACTTAGGCGGTGATGAACTGCGGTCAATGTCGGATAAAGCGCTTGGGGCGTTACGTTTGGCGGTGGCCGATAATGAACACCTCCGCGATGTATTACGTCTGTCAGAAGAGCCACGTTATCCAGAGCGTAAGATTCGTTTCTTTATAGCGGTCTATCAGCACCTTCGTGAAAGGATTCGTCAGGATATCATCCGTACTGATGACCCAATCGAAGCCATTGAGCAGATGGAGATTGAACTTAATCGCTTAACCGAAGAGTTAACTTCACGTGAGCAAACACTGGCAATCAGTTCACGGAGTGCTGCGAATATTATTCGTAAAACGATTCAACGCGAACAGACCCGTATCCGCCAATTAAACCAAGGGTTACAAGCGGTTAAATTCGGGCAGGTGAATAGTGTTCGCTTGAATGTCAATGTCCGAGAGGCTCATTCAACCCTATTGGAAACGCTTGCTCAGGACCATGAGCAGCATCAGGACCTGTTTAATAGTCAACGGTTGACGTTCTCAGAAGCCTTAGCCAAACTTTACCAACGTCTTAACCCACATATCGATTTGGGTAGCAGGACACCACAGGTTATTGGCGAAGAGTTATTGGATTATCGTAACTACTTGGAGATGGAAGTCGAGGTCAACCGTGGTTCTGACGGTTGGCTGCGCGCCGAGAGTGGGGCGCTGTCGACAGGGGAAGCCATTGGTACAGGGATGTCGATCTTGGTTATGGTGGTACAAAGTTGGGAGGATGAATCTCGCCGTCTTAGAGGGAAAGACATCTCTCCGTGCCGCTTATTGTTCTTGGATGAAGCTGCACGACTGGACGCAAGATCAATCGCCACGCTCTTTGAACTGTGTGAGCGGCTTGAGATGCAATTAGTCATTGCAGCACCAGAAAATATTAGCCCAGAAAAAGGCACAACTTATAAATTAATGCGTAAAGTCGTAAACGAGATTGAACACGTACATGTGGTTGGATTGAAAGGGTTTTCCCCAGAAGTCACGCCAGTACAGGTGGCCTCGGAATCGTTCGCCGACGAAAATTAGATTAGCCTGAATTATCATTTGTTCCTGATTAAACGACATTTGTTTATAACAAATGTCGTTTTTTCGTTTACACTCAAAGGAAGAAAATAATAAAAAACATTGAACTTTTTGGTGCGTGTCTAAACAAGGTAAGGAGTCAGGGATGTTTCTAAAGTGTTTTCAGCTCAAACCGGTATTGCTAATCGGCGGTATGTCATTAGCAATCGGCAGTTCGATGGCCGCACAAGCCGCCTCTGAGCAGGCGAGCTCACCCATTACCCATACTAATACTCCTAGCCAGCGTATTACTTCGATCTATCAAGCGTTGCCCTCTGGCGTTTCACCTTATTATGGCAGTTTATTGACGTCAGTCTATCGCCAGCATCATCAGCAACCGTTATGGACGGATGAGTCGGCGATACGTAGCTTCGAGCAGCAGCTTTCTGAGGTGGCGCTGTCTGGCGTGCAACCTCAGTTTACACGGTGGCTTTCGATATTAAGCCGAAATGATTTATCGAATGATGCACGGGATGTCGTACTCTCCGATGCCTTACTGGGCTATCTCCAATTTGTGAATGCTGCACCCGCACAAGGTGAAACATGGTTTTACGGTCCGAATGGCTTTCGCCTGACCGCACCAAGCTCTGCCTTGGTAGGGCGTTGGATGCAAGCAGTTAATCACGGTACAACCCAACAATTTATCGATAGCTTAATACCCCAGCACCCGCAATACCGCCCCATGCAAAAAGCGCTGGTGGTGTTACTCGCTGACAATAAGCCTTGGCCAAAACTTGACTTAACCCATACGATACGCCCAGGCGATAGTGACCCAGCAATTCCTCAATTAAGGCAATTACTGGTTCGCGCTGGTTGGCTCAGTGAAACCGATGCACAGGCCTCAATTCCTGCTGCAGCACAAGCCGAACAATCACAATCAGCGCAATCGCAACCCGTCGCTGCGCCTAGCCAGCAAAGGATGCTATCTCCGGCGCCGGCATCCAATAATGTCGCGCCAGCATTCAATGGCCCAGCGGAAAATATCTATACCGATGCCATGGTTTCTGCTGTGAAACGTTTTCAACATTGGCAGGGCTTAACCGATGACGGGGTAATAGGCTACAAAACGCGTGAATGGTTAACTATTACTCCGCATCAACGTGCGACTTTACTCGCGTTAAATATGCAGCGTTTACGTTTATTACCCGATGATATGCATAATGGCATCATGGTAAATATCGCGAACTATTCATTGAATTACTACGTTGAAGGGAAAACAATTCTTTCATCACGCGTTATCGTAGGGCGTCCTGATAGAAAAACTCCTCTTATGCGCAGTGCTTTGAATAGTGTGGTGCTCAACCCGACGTGGACGGTACCCAATACCTTGATTCGTGAGGATCTGGTGCCCAAACTGCGCAAAGATCCCAGCTATTTAGCTAAGCATAATTTTACCCTTTATTCTGGATGGGGTGCAGATGCAACGGTTGTTAACCCGTCAAGTGTGAACTGGCAGACCGTTTCCGCTTCGGCTTTCCCATATCGTGTTATGCAGTCGCCGGGACCACAAAACTCTCTGGGCCGCTACAAATTCAATATGCCTAGCTCCGATGCGATTTACTTACACGATACGCCTAACCATGGACTATTCCAGCAAGATATCAGAGCCATCAGTTCGGGCTGTGTTCGGGTAAATAAAGCGGCGCAATTGGCTGGATTACTTCTAAAAGATGTCGGTTGGGATCAGAGCCGCATTTCCTCTACCCTTGACAGTCGAACAACTCGGCCTATTTCGATTCGTCACCGTATCCCAGTCAATCTTTACTATTTAACGGCATGGGTAAGTGAAGAAGGGCAGGCACAGTTCCGTACTGACATCTATAATTATGATCAATTGGCGCGTTCAGGCTGGAGCGCAATCAGTAACGCCGAGAAGTTTTTATTGTAGACTCACCATTCAGCTGGCTAATAAGCCAGCTGAATGTCTTACTAAATGTAATTAAATTGATCGTTCTCATGTCTGCGTCTTGACGAAGGGCAACACTCTGGGTATGGTTCCTCTGTTGTTTTTTTGTCCTTTAGTCTCGCGGATCCCATGCCCATGGAAAAAATTGATTCACATCGTCGTAAACTGCTTTTACTTGGTTCAGCTGCAGCCGGAATTTCTTGCCTTCCACAGTTCGCACAAGCCTCTTTATCGACCTCGCGCCCTAAAATTTTGACGTTAAATAACATCAATACTGGGGAGAGTTTAAAAGCAGAGTTCTTTAACGGTAAAACCTATAATCCGAGTGAACTTGCAAGGCTCAATCATTTTTTCCGTGATTACCGTGCAGACAAAATTCATGCCATAGACCCACATCTTTTTGAACATATCTACCGACTCCAAGTCATGCTGGACACACGCAAGCCTATCCAACTGGTTTCAGGCTTTCGGAGTATTGCCACTAACAACCATTTACGTGGCAGAAGCGCCCATAGTGGCGTAGCTAAGCACAGTTATCATACGCTAGGCCAAGCAATGGACTTTCATATCGAAGGTGTTGCATTGAGTAATGTTAGAAAAGCTGCGCTAAAAATGAATGCCGGTGGGGTGGGGTACTACCCTAAGAGCAATTTCGTGCATATTGATACCGGTCCAGTTCGTCATTGGTCCTGAGATGAATAATGAGATGAGTGGTATAGCGTATCAGCTAATCCCAGTAACGGCTTTCGCACAAAATTGTAGCGTTGTAGTGTGTACCAATACGGGTAGCGCAGCGCTAATAGATCCTGGCGGCGATGCAGAAAAGATTACGGCACTGCTGCATCAACAGGTCATCAGCGTCGATAAAATTTTACTGACGCATGGTCATTTGGACCATGTAGGTGCGGCAAAGGTTTTAGCTCAACAGTTTAACGTGCCGTTAATCGGCCCGCATCGTGATGACCTGTTTCTTTTTGAGAGTTTGCCTCAGCAAAGCGCAATGTTTGGTTTTCCCCATTGCGAGGTGTTTTATCCCGATTACTGGTTAGAGGAAGGCGAATCCGTCAGCGTTGGCGATCTGGAATTTAGTATCCTTCATTGTCCGGGTCATACCCCTGGACACATAGTGTTTTATCAAGCAGAGCAACAAGTGATGTTCTCTGGTGATGTGATTTTTAAAGGGGGAGTGGGACGTAGTGATTTCCCCCGAGGTAACGGGCAACAATTGATTCAGTCGATTGTACAGAAGTTACTGCCTCTGGGTGATGACATCACTTTTATCCCAGGCCATGGCCCCCGCTCAACCCTCGGTCATGAGCGTTTAACTAACCCTTTCTTACGTTAAAAAAGTGCCCGGCAATGACCGGGCATTTATTTTATCGCGTCACACTGATGATAGACTCGCACAGACGAGACATATTTTCAGGAGTCATGCCGGCAATATTGATCCGACCCGAGGCGACAGCGTAGATGGCAAACTCATCACGTAATCGCATAACCTGTTCTTTGCTTAGCCCGCTATAGGAAAACATTCCATTCTGATTATTGATAAATGAGAAGTCTTGTGTCGCCCCCTTTTCCTGTAACGTCTGCACGAATAGCTGACGCATACGCTGGATACGCTGGCGTACTTCTAGTAGCTCTTGCTCCCAAACCGCCTTCAAACTGTCGTCGTTCAGAATAGTGGCTACAACGGCGGCGCCATGTGAGGGGGGATTAGAGTAATTGGCACGAATTACGGCTTTGACTTGGCTAAAGGCATCCTGACCTTCTTTAGCGGTATTGGTTTTCAGCGTGAAAGCACCGGTACGTTCATTATATAAACCAAAGTTTTTAGAGAAAGAGCTACAAACAATAAACTCTTGATGGGATTCCGCAAATAAGCGTAGACCTTGCGCGTCTTCATCCAAACCTTGTCCTAGACCTTGATAGGCAAAATCGAACAGAGGAAGTAACGATTTGCGCAAAATCAGCTCTGAGAGTTGCTGCCATTGCTCCAAGGTTGGGTCTATACCTGTAGGATTATGGCAACAACCATGCAGAAGTACGATATCTCCGGCAGTCGCTGACTCCAGTGAGTCAAGCATCCCCGAAAAATTCAGTGTGTGCGTCTCTGCTTGATAGTAGTTATAAGTTACGACCTCTAAACCACTCGCGGAGAAGATATTATGGTGGTTTGGCCAGCTTGGATCACTGACCCAAATACGTTTGGCGGTAGTATGTTGCGCAAGAAAATCTGCAGCGATACGTAGGGCTCCGGTGCCCCCTGGCGTCTGCGCAGTGAAGAGGCATTGAGTGTCTAATATAGGATTGTCTGCGCCGAAAAGTAAGCGTTGGCTTGCTTGGGCATAGGCACTGTTGCCTTCAATACTGAGATAATTTTTGCTTGTTTCGGTGTCGACTATCTGCTGCTCAGCCTTTTTGACACTGACCATCACAGGGGTTTGGCCGGTCTCGTCTTTATAGACCCCTATACCTAAATTTATCTTGTTAGGACGAAGATCATTCTTATATAAATCCGCTAGCCCTAGAATAGGATCAGCCGGCGCAGCAGGGATTGACTCAAACATATTAATATCCGAATTGAAGTGTGGTAAGCATTAGGGTAGCGGTATGTCGAAATCCGTACAACGGTTTAAAAAAATTTTTCCGGTGAACAGGAGATGAAAAGTGGCTACCCCAATAGGTAGCCACAAGTAACACTTAGAATTGGTAGACAAGACCCGTTGCAACGATATTGTCGTTGTTAATGCCGAGCTTGTTATTGTTGCTAAGCTGGTTAATACGATAATCCACGTAGGTCGACATATTTTTATTAAAGTAGTAACTGGTACCGACTTCAATATATTTCACAAGGTCTACATTACCGATCCCTTCAACATCCTTCGCTTTTTGTTGGATAAAGGCTAAAGATGGGCGTAAACCGAAGTCGAACTGATACTGCGCGACAGCTTCGAAGTTTTGAGTTTTATTCGCAAAACCAGATTTAGAGACCCCATTAATATCGCTACTGATACGGGTCGCATTCTGTCCTTCTGCGTAAGTGACGGCAACATACACTGGTGCATTATCATATTTTAGGCCTACTCCCCAGACGCTGGCGGTATCGCCGCTACCGTAATCCATTGTATGTTGCTTGGTGGTACGGTTTTGTTGTTGGTAAGCGCCGGTGATGGCGAAGCTATAAGGCAGTGCATAACTGGTCGAAACGCCCCAGCCATCGCCATTAGAACGTTGTACATCATCGCGTTCATTCTTGCCTTGATACTGCAGGGCGATGTTTAATCCTTCGATTAAACCAAAGAAGTTAACGTTACGGTAGGTGGCAACGCCGGTGGTACGGCCTGTCATTGAATCGGAGTAACCAAAATCGCCACCAAATTCTGGCAGCATATCGGTATAGCTCAACACATCGTACGCAACGGCATAGTTACGTCCATAATCGAGGGACCCATACTGGTCGAAACGAAGACCGGCGAATCCTAAACGAGTTTTATTGCCGTTTTGTGCATCGCTCCCTTCACTATTATTGGCTTGTATATTGTATTCCCACTGACCATAACCAGTCATGTTCTCACTAATCTGTGTTTCACCTTTGAAACCAAAACGGACATATGAGAAATCACCATCACTGCTGTTATCATTTGAAAAATAGTGTAATCCAAC includes the following:
- the mukB gene encoding chromosome partition protein MukB translates to MIERGKFRSLTLINWNGFFARTFDLDELVTTLSGGNGAGKSTTMAAFITALIPDLTLLHFRNTTEAGATTGSRDKGLHGKLRPGVCYAALDVVNSRGQRSLVGVRLQQVAGRDKKVDIKPFSIHDIPEDTLPTDLLTEVLNSRQAKVRPLSEVKERMDAQQVMTFKAYSSVTDYHSMMFDHGIVPRRLRSQSDRSKFYRLIEASLYGGISSTITRSLRDYLLPENGGVRKAFQDMEGALRENRMTLEAIRVTQADRSLFKHLITEATQYVASDYMRHANDRRVNLDGAIALRQELQTGRHQLKTEQFRHVEMARELSEHVEAEGDLESEYQAASDHLTVVQNAVRQQEKIERYENEIEELSYRLEEQQEVVAEAQEINEAHQENVEASEIEVDELKSQLANFQQALDVQQTRAIQYQQAVNALQRAKDLCHIEDLSSENASEWQARFQSREEEATNLLLNLEQKLSVAQAAHSQFNQALELVQQISGPVNRTEAWQVGREALREAQQQRHLADQLPSLRLRLSELEQRLREQHDAERLLAEFCKRQGQQYEADALEDLHREYEARIEQLSSGVDEASEQRLLHRQSLDQIREKISTLTNRAPHWLAAQEILTQLSEQTGQVFTQSSQVTEYMQYLLERERETTVERDEVASRRRQVEQQIERLSQPGGAEDSRLNHLAEKFGGVLLSEIYDDVTLEDAPYFSALYGPSRHAIVVPELAPIQALLADLDDCPEDLYLIEGDPQSFDDSVFSVEELNQAVVVKIADRQWRYSRFPKVPLFGRAARENQLELLSQERDVLSEKYATLSFDVQKSQRLHQSFSRFIGSHLAIAFEQDPEAQIRQLTSRRTDIERAMAQHEANTQQQRQQFETAREGVALLNRLLPRVNLLLDETLADRCEELREQVDESQEAARFLHQFGQKLAKLESIISVLQSDPEQHQQLQDDYRTAQQQQRDYRQQAFALTEVVQRRAHFNYSEAEGMVDGNSDLTQKLRQQLAHAEDERAELRDRLRQHQQQLTQSSQLLASLKSSYDAKRDMLSELQQEMQALGAKADPHAELQAKELRDSLYHQLSHNRARRHQLEKQLTFCEAEMESLQKRLRKVERDYSQGRNQVVTAKAGWCTVLRLVKENGLERRLHRRELAYLGGDELRSMSDKALGALRLAVADNEHLRDVLRLSEEPRYPERKIRFFIAVYQHLRERIRQDIIRTDDPIEAIEQMEIELNRLTEELTSREQTLAISSRSAANIIRKTIQREQTRIRQLNQGLQAVKFGQVNSVRLNVNVREAHSTLLETLAQDHEQHQDLFNSQRLTFSEALAKLYQRLNPHIDLGSRTPQVIGEELLDYRNYLEMEVEVNRGSDGWLRAESGALSTGEAIGTGMSILVMVVQSWEDESRRLRGKDISPCRLLFLDEAARLDARSIATLFELCERLEMQLVIAAPENISPEKGTTYKLMRKVVNEIEHVHVVGLKGFSPEVTPVQVASESFADEN
- the ldtD gene encoding L,D-transpeptidase, which translates into the protein MFLKCFQLKPVLLIGGMSLAIGSSMAAQAASEQASSPITHTNTPSQRITSIYQALPSGVSPYYGSLLTSVYRQHHQQPLWTDESAIRSFEQQLSEVALSGVQPQFTRWLSILSRNDLSNDARDVVLSDALLGYLQFVNAAPAQGETWFYGPNGFRLTAPSSALVGRWMQAVNHGTTQQFIDSLIPQHPQYRPMQKALVVLLADNKPWPKLDLTHTIRPGDSDPAIPQLRQLLVRAGWLSETDAQASIPAAAQAEQSQSAQSQPVAAPSQQRMLSPAPASNNVAPAFNGPAENIYTDAMVSAVKRFQHWQGLTDDGVIGYKTREWLTITPHQRATLLALNMQRLRLLPDDMHNGIMVNIANYSLNYYVEGKTILSSRVIVGRPDRKTPLMRSALNSVVLNPTWTVPNTLIREDLVPKLRKDPSYLAKHNFTLYSGWGADATVVNPSSVNWQTVSASAFPYRVMQSPGPQNSLGRYKFNMPSSDAIYLHDTPNHGLFQQDIRAISSGCVRVNKAAQLAGLLLKDVGWDQSRISSTLDSRTTRPISIRHRIPVNLYYLTAWVSEEGQAQFRTDIYNYDQLARSGWSAISNAEKFLL
- a CDS encoding YcbK family protein, whose product is MEKIDSHRRKLLLLGSAAAGISCLPQFAQASLSTSRPKILTLNNINTGESLKAEFFNGKTYNPSELARLNHFFRDYRADKIHAIDPHLFEHIYRLQVMLDTRKPIQLVSGFRSIATNNHLRGRSAHSGVAKHSYHTLGQAMDFHIEGVALSNVRKAALKMNAGGVGYYPKSNFVHIDTGPVRHWS
- a CDS encoding MBL fold metallo-hydrolase, whose amino-acid sequence is MAYQLIPVTAFAQNCSVVVCTNTGSAALIDPGGDAEKITALLHQQVISVDKILLTHGHLDHVGAAKVLAQQFNVPLIGPHRDDLFLFESLPQQSAMFGFPHCEVFYPDYWLEEGESVSVGDLEFSILHCPGHTPGHIVFYQAEQQVMFSGDVIFKGGVGRSDFPRGNGQQLIQSIVQKLLPLGDDITFIPGHGPRSTLGHERLTNPFLR
- a CDS encoding amino acid aminotransferase, translating into MFESIPAAPADPILGLADLYKNDLRPNKINLGIGVYKDETGQTPVMVSVKKAEQQIVDTETSKNYLSIEGNSAYAQASQRLLFGADNPILDTQCLFTAQTPGGTGALRIAADFLAQHTTAKRIWVSDPSWPNHHNIFSASGLEVVTYNYYQAETHTLNFSGMLDSLESATAGDIVLLHGCCHNPTGIDPTLEQWQQLSELILRKSLLPLFDFAYQGLGQGLDEDAQGLRLFAESHQEFIVCSSFSKNFGLYNERTGAFTLKTNTAKEGQDAFSQVKAVIRANYSNPPSHGAAVVATILNDDSLKAVWEQELLEVRQRIQRMRQLFVQTLQEKGATQDFSFINNQNGMFSYSGLSKEQVMRLRDEFAIYAVASGRINIAGMTPENMSRLCESIISVTR
- a CDS encoding porin, encoding MMKRKILSLLVPSLLAISSAQAAEIYNKDGNKLDLYGKAVGLHYFSNDNSSDGDFSYVRFGFKGETQISENMTGYGQWEYNIQANNSEGSDAQNGNKTRLGFAGLRFDQYGSLDYGRNYAVAYDVLSYTDMLPEFGGDFGYSDSMTGRTTGVATYRNVNFFGLIEGLNIALQYQGKNERDDVQRSNGDGWGVSTSYALPYSFAITGAYQQQNRTTKQHTMDYGSGDTASVWGVGLKYDNAPVYVAVTYAEGQNATRISSDINGVSKSGFANKTQNFEAVAQYQFDFGLRPSLAFIQQKAKDVEGIGNVDLVKYIEVGTSYYFNKNMSTYVDYRINQLSNNNKLGINNDNIVATGLVYQF